One segment of Gadus chalcogrammus isolate NIFS_2021 chromosome 8, NIFS_Gcha_1.0, whole genome shotgun sequence DNA contains the following:
- the rab2a gene encoding ras-related protein Rab-2A, producing MAYAYLFKYIIIGDTGVGKSCLLLQFTDKRFQPVHDLTIGVEFGARMITIDGKQIKLQIWDTAGQESFRSITRSYYRGAAGALLVYDITRRDTFNHLTTWLEDARQHSNSNMVIMLIGNKSDLESRREVKKEEGEAFAREHGLIFMETSAKTASNVEEAFINTAKEIYEKIQEGVFDINNEANGIKIGPQHPTTSSTLAGSQGGQQPGGGCC from the exons gTGTGGGGAAGTCGTGTCTACTACTACAGTTCACAGACAAGAGGTTCCAGCCAGTTCATGACCTCACCATAG GTGTGGAGTTTGGTGCCAGGATGATCACAATAGACGGAAAACAGATTAAACTGCAAATCTGGGATACG GCTGGCCAGGAGTCGTTCCGCTCCATCACCCGGTCTTACTACAGAGGAGCTGCAGGCGCGCTGCTGGTCTATGACATCACACG GCGGGACACTTTCAACCACCTGACCACCTGGCTGGAGGACGCCCGCCAGCACTCCAACTCAAACATGGTCATCATGCTCATCGGCAacaagag tgaccTGGAGTCCAGGAGAGAagtgaagaaggaggagggtgaggccTTTGCCAGAGAACACGGCCTTATCTTCATGGAGACCTCCGCCAAGACAGCCTCTAATGTAGaggag gccttCATCAACACAGCCAAGGAGATCTATGAGAAGATCCAGGAGGGAGTGTTTGACATCAACAATGAG gCTAACGGTATAAAGATCGGACCCCAGCaccccaccaccagctccacgtTGGCAGGAAGCCAGGGGGGACAGCAgccgggggggggctgctgctga